A single Desulfomonile tiedjei DNA region contains:
- a CDS encoding nuclear transport factor 2 family protein — MALRNYEHPEERAMAKILVIVTILVAILAPAASEGQQNPTADEDAIKQAVQSYVEAYNRGDAAAVAAHWSDDGEYVSPSGESFKGRKKIEAALKAFFKENQGLQLQVTTASLTFPSRTRAAETGTAVVTRPGQTPEETRYAATYVKKGAQWKLTSVKEEEAPVIAPSYEHLKDLEWLIGEWTDTDEHSTVETTYQWARDKSFITSSFTVNVQGRLNIEGAQVIGWDPVKKTIRSWVFDSHGGFGEGVWTKQGNQWQAKSSIVLASGEKASAINIFTHVDDNTFTFQSIGREAGGELLPNIEEVTVVRKQPAPQPATSKRGGR; from the coding sequence ATGGCTCTTCGAAATTACGAGCACCCGGAGGAACGGGCGATGGCTAAAATACTGGTGATTGTGACAATTCTAGTGGCAATCTTGGCTCCAGCCGCTTCTGAAGGACAGCAAAACCCAACAGCTGATGAAGACGCTATCAAGCAAGCTGTCCAGTCGTACGTTGAAGCGTACAACCGCGGGGATGCCGCGGCAGTGGCGGCCCATTGGAGCGATGATGGCGAATATGTCAGTCCTTCGGGCGAATCCTTTAAAGGACGCAAGAAAATTGAGGCTGCGCTGAAGGCTTTCTTCAAAGAAAACCAGGGGCTGCAACTTCAAGTCACTACTGCCTCCCTGACGTTCCCATCTAGGACGCGTGCCGCAGAGACCGGCACTGCCGTTGTCACTCGACCTGGCCAGACCCCGGAAGAAACTCGATACGCTGCAACCTACGTGAAAAAGGGTGCCCAATGGAAGCTGACAAGTGTGAAAGAGGAAGAAGCTCCTGTAATAGCACCCAGTTACGAACATCTCAAGGACCTGGAGTGGCTCATCGGAGAGTGGACCGACACGGACGAGCACTCTACGGTAGAGACGACTTATCAATGGGCACGAGATAAGAGCTTTATTACCTCATCGTTCACTGTGAACGTGCAAGGCCGCTTAAACATCGAGGGGGCGCAAGTCATAGGGTGGGACCCTGTGAAGAAAACCATCAGATCATGGGTATTTGACTCTCATGGCGGATTTGGAGAAGGCGTCTGGACTAAGCAGGGCAATCAATGGCAGGCGAAATCCTCCATTGTGCTTGCTAGTGGCGAGAAAGCTTCCGCCATCAACATCTTTACTCACGTGGACGACAACACGTTCACCTTTCAATCCATCGGACGCGAAGCGGGCGGCGAACTTCTGCCGAACATCGAAGAAGTGACGGTTGTTCGCAAGCAACCTGCGCCTCAACCAGCCACAAGTAAGCGAGGTGGACGATGA
- a CDS encoding haloacid dehalogenase-like hydrolase: protein MSTMKSPPIRLVAALLAIWLVTTAQAADPLPSWNDGRAKQAIVNFVDQLTDSSRDTYVKPEDRIATFDNDGTLWVEHPLYTQAMFALERVRTLAPEHPQWQTTEPFRSVLEGDKAAMAKFHEQDWAQIIGATHAGMTTEAFLEIAKQWLTKGEHPRFKRPYTELVYQPMLEVLNYLRANGFKTFIVTGGGQEFVRAYAAKVYGVPPEQVVGSSIATKYDYQKGQPVLMREPKVFFINDRAGKPVGINLFIGKRPYAAFGNSDGDRQMLEWTTAGAGARLGMLVLHDDAEREYAYGPAGGLPETKVGTFPVALMAEAENKGWIVISMKKDWKVIFPADTK from the coding sequence ATGAGCACCATGAAGTCACCTCCTATCAGGTTAGTCGCCGCGCTGCTGGCGATCTGGCTGGTTACCACCGCCCAGGCTGCCGACCCGTTGCCCTCGTGGAATGACGGTCGTGCGAAGCAGGCGATCGTGAATTTTGTGGACCAATTAACCGATTCTTCTCGTGATACCTATGTCAAGCCCGAGGATCGCATCGCCACCTTCGACAACGACGGGACACTGTGGGTCGAGCATCCGCTTTACACCCAGGCTATGTTTGCGTTGGAGAGGGTCAGGACGCTGGCACCTGAACATCCACAATGGCAAACCACGGAGCCGTTCAGGTCGGTGCTCGAAGGCGACAAGGCGGCCATGGCCAAATTCCACGAACAGGATTGGGCGCAAATCATAGGTGCAACCCACGCGGGGATGACCACTGAGGCGTTTCTCGAAATCGCAAAGCAGTGGCTGACAAAAGGCGAGCACCCGCGTTTTAAGCGGCCGTACACCGAACTCGTTTATCAGCCCATGCTCGAAGTCCTGAATTACCTCCGAGCCAACGGTTTCAAGACCTTCATCGTCACGGGCGGGGGACAGGAATTCGTGCGCGCGTACGCAGCGAAGGTGTACGGAGTTCCGCCGGAGCAGGTGGTAGGATCGAGCATCGCGACAAAGTATGACTACCAGAAAGGCCAGCCCGTGCTCATGCGTGAGCCCAAGGTGTTCTTCATCAACGACCGCGCGGGTAAACCTGTCGGCATCAATCTCTTCATCGGAAAGCGCCCATACGCTGCCTTCGGCAATTCCGACGGCGATCGCCAGATGCTGGAATGGACCACCGCGGGCGCGGGCGCACGGCTCGGCATGCTCGTGCTGCACGATGACGCGGAGCGCGAGTATGCTTATGGACCTGCTGGCGGACTCCCGGAGACCAAGGTCGGCACGTTCCCGGTAGCGCTCATGGCCGAAGCAGAGAACAAGGGATGGATCGTAATCAGCATGAAAAAGGACTGGAAGGTGATTTTCCCGGCCGACACCAAGTGA
- a CDS encoding metallophosphoesterase, producing MKIKTILLAFAAMLALQLATAFAQQVRNSTDSGFSFAAYGDSRTMMYLPSKSDQNEEATKLMVEMFNLVLPEKIAEEVVRKDVKLTYDPATGELVQIVMPFMTHSEVMTVTVDKGWATEASVEDVKLLPGVRRTIFRLIGGGWVARELVKAVQSGRAKFVLSSGDIVWWGSQGRTVFDSPYWKRVDQTLLSQLPAPDASLRAAGLDGRWFPTVGNHEVWGDPKIEGVLSAVPYLKKLGLSADRLVYKFDYNGARFIYLWTGEYDYRSPSAWDATRPSYEEQMKQLRQWLDEAKSAGTRKVFVTFHNPAFCRSGMGAIPEAQNPHKVLASYAKDLEIVVFNGHVHTTELYEVDGVKYLLLGGGGAEQDPILPGRTHIKVPADYPPDLYWKGEAPKEEYNYVLVDVQPGQKTKFTLNRFRPWSAEPFATVELFGSSK from the coding sequence ATGAAGATCAAGACTATCTTGCTCGCATTCGCTGCGATGCTGGCTCTTCAACTAGCCACGGCATTCGCGCAGCAGGTGCGGAACTCTACTGATTCCGGGTTTTCGTTCGCTGCTTACGGTGACTCACGAACGATGATGTACCTCCCGAGCAAGTCGGATCAAAATGAAGAGGCTACCAAGCTGATGGTCGAAATGTTCAACCTGGTACTTCCGGAGAAAATCGCGGAAGAGGTCGTCAGGAAGGATGTCAAGCTCACCTACGACCCGGCAACCGGTGAGCTGGTGCAGATCGTCATGCCGTTCATGACCCACAGCGAAGTCATGACAGTGACGGTGGACAAGGGCTGGGCCACCGAGGCGTCCGTCGAAGACGTGAAACTGCTTCCCGGAGTGCGCCGGACGATCTTCCGACTGATTGGCGGCGGCTGGGTTGCCCGCGAGCTCGTGAAGGCGGTCCAGAGTGGCCGGGCCAAGTTCGTGCTCAGCAGCGGGGACATTGTCTGGTGGGGAAGTCAAGGCCGCACGGTTTTCGACAGCCCCTACTGGAAGCGGGTGGACCAGACTCTGTTGAGCCAGTTGCCCGCCCCTGACGCCTCACTGCGCGCGGCTGGTCTCGACGGACGTTGGTTCCCGACCGTCGGCAATCATGAGGTGTGGGGGGATCCCAAGATCGAAGGCGTGCTGAGCGCAGTTCCATACCTGAAGAAGCTCGGCCTTTCGGCCGACCGGCTCGTCTACAAGTTTGATTACAACGGTGCGCGCTTCATCTACCTGTGGACCGGGGAGTACGACTATCGCTCACCCTCGGCGTGGGATGCCACCCGGCCCTCGTACGAAGAACAGATGAAGCAGTTGCGGCAGTGGCTGGATGAGGCCAAGTCTGCGGGCACCCGAAAGGTCTTTGTCACCTTCCACAACCCGGCCTTTTGCCGCTCCGGCATGGGCGCCATCCCTGAAGCTCAGAATCCCCACAAGGTTCTTGCCTCGTACGCGAAGGACTTGGAGATCGTCGTGTTCAACGGGCACGTGCACACGACCGAGCTTTACGAGGTGGACGGCGTGAAATATCTGCTGCTGGGCGGCGGCGGCGCGGAACAGGACCCGATTCTTCCCGGCCGAACGCACATCAAGGTTCCCGCGGACTACCCGCCGGATCTCTATTGGAAGGGTGAAGCCCCGAAGGAAGAGTACAACTACGTCCTCGTGGACGTCCAACCCGGACAGAAGACGAAATTTACACTCAATCGCTTCCGGCCGTGGTCGGCTGAACCGTTCGCGACCGTAGAGTTGTTCGGCTCGTCCAAATGA
- a CDS encoding mechanosensitive ion channel, translated as MWERFQGQLLHTLGIYAWKVAAAVIILVVGLWLAKIIRNTIHRTLTSKKVDPTIVGFVDSAVEVILYGLVIIEVLYKLGVESSSLIALIGAVGFAIGFALRGHLANVAAGLLMIVFRPFSLGQEIEGGGSAGTVEKIQLMSTEIRTADNLTVILPNSKLMSDKIVNYSSRDTRRLDIIVGVSYKTDLKKVREVLRNLIDEDDLILKEPEPNITVKELGDKSVKIEIGIWVRSQDYWKVKVAMNEKIKERFDSEEIQFP; from the coding sequence ATGTGGGAACGGTTTCAAGGACAACTACTTCATACGTTGGGGATTTATGCCTGGAAAGTTGCCGCGGCCGTCATCATTCTTGTAGTCGGGCTTTGGTTGGCCAAAATCATCAGGAACACGATACATCGAACCCTCACCTCGAAGAAGGTGGACCCGACTATCGTTGGTTTTGTCGACAGTGCCGTCGAGGTCATCTTATACGGCCTGGTGATCATCGAGGTGCTTTACAAGCTGGGGGTGGAAAGCAGCTCCCTGATAGCTCTTATCGGGGCAGTGGGTTTTGCCATCGGGTTCGCCTTAAGGGGACACTTGGCCAATGTTGCCGCAGGGTTGCTCATGATCGTCTTTCGGCCATTCAGTCTCGGACAGGAGATCGAGGGCGGAGGATCGGCCGGAACAGTTGAGAAGATTCAATTGATGAGCACCGAGATTCGTACGGCCGACAATTTGACTGTAATTCTCCCGAACTCCAAGCTCATGTCTGACAAAATCGTCAACTATTCCAGTAGAGACACGCGACGCTTGGATATAATAGTCGGAGTGAGTTACAAGACAGATCTCAAGAAGGTCCGAGAGGTTTTGCGAAATTTAATCGACGAAGACGATCTTATCCTAAAAGAGCCGGAACCGAACATTACCGTCAAGGAACTTGGAGACAAGAGCGTGAAAATTGAAATCGGAATTTGGGTAAGATCCCAAGATTATTGGAAAGTCAAGGTCGCTATGAACGAAAAAATTAAGGAACGCTTTGATTCCGAAGAAATCCAGTTCCCTTGA
- a CDS encoding arylsulfatase produces the protein MNTLRNRTWILLLTAVLTIIFVSAVFAQQPKAAETKKPNILFIMGDDIGWFNVGAYHRGMMSGKTPNLDKLASQGMMFTDYYAEASCTAGRANFITGELPIRTGLTTVGQAGADVGLPAQACTLATALKGQGYVTGQFGKNHLGDLNKFLPTVHGFDEFFGYLYHLDAMSDPYWFDYPQDWVDKYGPRNLVHCWATDVDDPTEMPRWGKVGKQKIVDEGPLAPFPNMAGRQNWQEGRKAKYNMETFDEVLVETTKGFMDKAKKEGKPFFIWHNTTRMHVFTYLSPKYQALMNPKSNYGLEEAGMAQLDDSIGALLKHLADIGETDNTIVVFTTDNGAEVFTWPDGGMTPFKATKGTVFEGGFRAPAIIRWPGKVKPGTVENGIFSGLDWFPTLVAAAGNTNIKDQLLKGAKLGDRTYKNHLDGYNQMDLLLGKGPSARHEIFYFGGPHLGAIRVDDFKFQFFQQPQGWPGPKVTTDMPSIVNIRQDPFERTPSTGGQSLNDLGGGYMNDFFAREFWRFVMVQEYVGKLAKTALEYPPMQDPATFNLDAIKKKIEEALRNQRGQ, from the coding sequence ATGAACACACTGAGGAACAGGACGTGGATTCTGCTGCTGACAGCCGTGCTGACGATCATATTCGTGAGCGCTGTCTTTGCCCAGCAACCCAAGGCGGCGGAGACGAAGAAACCCAACATTTTGTTCATTATGGGTGATGACATCGGTTGGTTCAACGTAGGGGCATACCACCGGGGCATGATGTCGGGCAAGACCCCGAATCTCGACAAGCTTGCGTCCCAAGGCATGATGTTCACCGACTACTACGCGGAGGCAAGCTGCACCGCGGGCCGCGCGAACTTCATTACCGGAGAACTGCCGATCCGGACCGGTTTGACGACCGTGGGTCAGGCCGGGGCAGACGTGGGACTGCCGGCCCAGGCGTGCACACTCGCCACCGCCCTTAAGGGCCAAGGCTACGTTACGGGGCAGTTCGGCAAGAACCACCTTGGCGACCTGAACAAGTTTCTACCGACCGTGCACGGCTTCGACGAGTTCTTCGGCTATCTGTACCACCTCGACGCCATGTCGGACCCGTACTGGTTCGACTATCCCCAGGACTGGGTGGACAAGTACGGGCCGCGTAATCTCGTGCATTGTTGGGCCACTGACGTGGATGACCCCACCGAGATGCCCCGCTGGGGTAAGGTCGGAAAGCAGAAAATCGTGGATGAGGGACCGTTGGCTCCCTTCCCCAACATGGCCGGCCGCCAGAACTGGCAGGAGGGCCGTAAGGCCAAGTACAACATGGAGACCTTCGATGAGGTGCTGGTCGAGACCACCAAGGGCTTCATGGACAAGGCCAAGAAAGAAGGAAAGCCTTTCTTCATCTGGCACAACACGACGCGTATGCATGTCTTTACGTACCTCTCACCGAAGTACCAGGCGCTCATGAATCCCAAGAGCAACTACGGGTTGGAAGAGGCAGGAATGGCCCAGTTGGACGATAGTATCGGCGCCCTCCTGAAGCACCTGGCAGACATCGGTGAGACCGACAACACCATCGTAGTATTCACCACCGACAACGGGGCAGAGGTGTTCACCTGGCCGGACGGTGGAATGACGCCGTTCAAGGCCACCAAAGGCACCGTCTTTGAAGGCGGCTTCCGCGCGCCTGCAATCATCCGCTGGCCGGGCAAGGTCAAACCGGGCACGGTGGAGAACGGCATCTTCTCCGGACTCGACTGGTTCCCCACGCTCGTGGCCGCGGCCGGCAACACCAATATAAAAGACCAACTCCTCAAAGGGGCGAAGCTCGGTGACCGCACGTACAAGAACCACCTCGACGGGTACAACCAGATGGACCTCTTGCTTGGCAAAGGGCCGTCGGCTCGTCATGAGATCTTCTACTTCGGCGGCCCCCACCTGGGCGCCATTCGTGTCGATGATTTCAAGTTCCAGTTCTTCCAGCAGCCACAGGGCTGGCCTGGGCCGAAAGTGACGACCGACATGCCCAGCATTGTGAACATCCGTCAGGATCCGTTCGAGCGGACGCCGTCAACTGGCGGCCAGAGCTTGAACGACCTTGGTGGCGGTTACATGAACGACTTCTTTGCGCGCGAGTTCTGGCGCTTCGTGATGGTTCAGGAATATGTGGGAAAACTAGCGAAGACTGCCCTGGAGTATCCACCGATGCAGGATCCGGCGACTTTCAATCTTGACGCCATAAAGAAAAAAATAGAGGAGGCGCTCCGGAATCAGCGAGGGCAATAG
- a CDS encoding ankyrin repeat domain-containing protein encodes MIVEKPQTWRDWGLKALLWILVPLGALFAKDIYDYTKSAIETPKAKPAAESKPEARKPIGLPKEIGSGALLEKFKTVAPQASERPEAKEALIKAPIPLILAARNGQVGVVKLLLDRGADVNARDKETETTALMAAAHQGHIQVVDLLLQKGADVNAKDKAGKTALSEATLYKHEEVAKLLKERGAK; translated from the coding sequence ATGATCGTAGAAAAACCGCAAACATGGCGAGATTGGGGCCTGAAAGCTCTTCTCTGGATTCTTGTGCCACTTGGAGCGCTGTTTGCTAAAGATATTTACGATTATACGAAATCCGCGATCGAAACCCCAAAGGCCAAACCGGCTGCGGAGTCCAAACCCGAGGCTCGCAAGCCCATAGGGCTTCCCAAGGAGATCGGATCGGGCGCATTGCTGGAGAAGTTCAAAACAGTGGCACCCCAAGCATCGGAAAGGCCTGAGGCCAAAGAGGCCCTGATTAAGGCCCCGATTCCTTTGATATTGGCCGCACGAAACGGTCAAGTCGGAGTGGTCAAGTTGCTGTTGGACAGGGGCGCGGATGTCAATGCCAGGGACAAAGAAACTGAAACCACGGCATTAATGGCGGCAGCCCACCAAGGGCACATCCAGGTGGTGGATCTCCTCCTCCAAAAGGGCGCGGACGTCAACGCCAAGGACAAGGCAGGCAAAACGGCCTTAAGCGAAGCCACGCTATACAAACACGAAGAAGTCGCCAAATTGTTAAAAGAGCGAGGCGCGAAGTAA
- a CDS encoding arylsulfatase — protein sequence MELRKIGLLVLLFVGVFTLGSSVAPAQEKKAQPASAAVKKPNIVMIMTDDVGWGDLGAYGGGVMRGAPTPNLDRLAAEGMRFVNYYGQSSCTAGRASFMTGRIPIRTSLSSVLVPGDPNGLTKKTPTIAQYLKQAGYTTVQLGKWHLGDRPENFPTANGFDEMYYMLPYYAGVYAYDYLPLHPNFPSNDQRFMAEWSQANLAMWEGKAGEPPKIAKKKFGYDDLATVDDEMRAKAIEWIKQHAKDDKPFFVYLNFEKVHNPNNPSPRWKGKSPGGGIYLDALMELDDNSGQVVEAIRALGIAENTIVIWTTDNGAWIDAWPDAGYTPFRGMKGSSFEGGFRVPAIAWWPGKVKAGSVNTEMFSHMDWWPTLARIVGLEPPPKEWKDNEGQPIIFDGIDLSDSLLGKGPGKREAFIYFNDQSFGGVRVKNFKALWTAKDTWLGPDLFMKTPAIYDLRWDPGEQYDMLFNGAAPTRGDLKSSPGRFSGSDNGWMALFVGGVAAEFFEGLRKFPNIPYQPYGPGFTEMIPSQYK from the coding sequence GTGGAGTTGCGCAAAATTGGATTATTGGTTCTGTTGTTTGTGGGAGTGTTCACTCTCGGTTCTTCCGTGGCGCCCGCTCAAGAAAAGAAGGCTCAGCCGGCCTCGGCCGCAGTCAAGAAGCCGAACATTGTCATGATCATGACCGACGATGTGGGCTGGGGTGACTTGGGCGCGTACGGCGGGGGTGTCATGCGCGGGGCGCCGACTCCCAATCTGGATCGTCTCGCGGCCGAAGGTATGCGCTTCGTCAACTATTACGGTCAGTCCAGTTGCACAGCGGGCAGGGCTTCGTTTATGACGGGCCGTATCCCCATCCGCACTTCTCTTTCGTCCGTCCTCGTCCCGGGAGACCCAAACGGCCTGACTAAAAAGACTCCCACAATTGCCCAGTACCTTAAGCAAGCCGGGTACACCACTGTGCAGCTCGGCAAATGGCACCTGGGCGACCGGCCAGAAAATTTCCCCACTGCAAACGGATTCGATGAGATGTATTACATGCTCCCGTACTACGCGGGGGTCTATGCCTACGACTACTTGCCACTACATCCGAACTTTCCTTCGAATGATCAACGGTTCATGGCTGAGTGGAGTCAGGCGAACCTCGCCATGTGGGAAGGAAAGGCGGGAGAACCGCCCAAAATTGCAAAGAAAAAGTTCGGCTATGACGATCTGGCCACCGTCGACGACGAAATGCGGGCCAAGGCCATCGAGTGGATCAAGCAGCATGCCAAAGACGATAAGCCGTTTTTCGTCTATTTGAACTTCGAGAAGGTCCACAACCCCAACAACCCCTCCCCGCGCTGGAAAGGCAAGTCGCCGGGCGGCGGCATATATCTGGACGCGCTCATGGAACTCGACGACAACTCCGGCCAGGTCGTTGAGGCGATCCGTGCCCTGGGGATCGCTGAAAATACCATTGTCATATGGACTACGGACAACGGCGCTTGGATCGATGCTTGGCCCGATGCCGGCTATACTCCGTTCCGCGGGATGAAGGGGTCATCGTTCGAGGGCGGATTCCGAGTGCCGGCAATCGCATGGTGGCCTGGCAAAGTCAAAGCCGGTTCGGTGAATACGGAAATGTTTTCACACATGGACTGGTGGCCCACTCTGGCCCGGATCGTCGGCCTGGAGCCGCCCCCCAAAGAGTGGAAAGATAACGAAGGCCAGCCCATCATTTTCGACGGGATAGATCTCAGCGATTCGCTGCTCGGAAAGGGTCCGGGAAAGCGCGAAGCTTTCATTTACTTTAACGACCAGTCATTTGGCGGGGTTCGCGTGAAGAATTTCAAGGCGCTGTGGACAGCCAAGGATACTTGGCTCGGGCCGGACCTCTTCATGAAGACCCCGGCAATCTATGACCTTCGGTGGGACCCCGGTGAGCAGTACGACATGCTCTTCAACGGAGCCGCTCCGACCCGCGGGGACCTCAAGTCTTCGCCGGGCCGGTTCTCCGGGTCCGACAACGGCTGGATGGCCCTCTTTGTCGGGGGAGTTGCCGCGGAATTCTTCGAAGGGCTCAGGAAGTTCCCGAACATTCCGTACCAGCCTTATGGCCCTGGTTTCACCGAGATGATTCCGTCTCAGTACAAGTAA
- a CDS encoding arylsulfatase produces MVLRKGPILSAFAAICLVLALMAGPTFAQDKKPNILFIMGDDIGWMQPGIYHRGLMVGETPNIDRIGNEGAIFMTYYAEQSCTAGRNAFFTGMNPLRTGMIPPQLPGSPSYLRPGTPALAKFLLDLGYTTGEFGKNHLGDHADSLPTAHGFQEYWGYLYHLDAMQGVSFPDINKTPTEQAICPPCKNTPIPGIPEVAGAIDPKDGVCLTPPRPCLWCKSSDGTAKNQTCKDEGPLTLERSKTVDEEISAKVIDFLDRNDPKKTNKPFFVWYNPARMHVTTVLSDKYMAMVAEPGGKDWGVNEAGMKQMDDNIGYVLKKLEDMGQLDNTIVVFTTDNGAETFTFPDGGTTPFKGSKMNTWEGGMRAPCVMRWPGHIKRGTVLDGIFASLDWLPTFVEIAGGPKANELKAQIEKGAYKGIVKTTLDGVNQIDYLTGKSAKSARDTFFYYSSSHPSAVRYKNWKMYFAIAPETATGFNVPGVQTQFAAGVVNLKRDPFETSMGGGEEKKASFWFSGALAGPVTAWIYDWNLLPIGQALWLKELETYQKYPPMQDPASYNLDQVMEQLKKGQGHPSQ; encoded by the coding sequence ATGGTACTAAGAAAAGGGCCAATCCTGTCGGCCTTTGCCGCAATTTGTCTTGTTCTGGCTTTGATGGCGGGCCCAACATTTGCCCAAGACAAGAAGCCAAACATTCTGTTTATCATGGGAGACGACATCGGCTGGATGCAGCCGGGCATCTACCATCGCGGGTTGATGGTCGGTGAGACTCCGAACATAGACCGGATCGGGAACGAGGGTGCGATCTTCATGACCTATTACGCTGAGCAGAGTTGCACCGCCGGGCGCAACGCCTTCTTCACGGGCATGAATCCGCTGCGCACGGGCATGATCCCGCCGCAGCTCCCGGGCAGCCCGTCCTATCTTCGGCCCGGCACCCCGGCGCTCGCCAAGTTCCTGCTGGATCTCGGCTACACCACTGGCGAGTTCGGCAAAAACCACCTGGGCGACCATGCGGATTCCCTGCCGACCGCCCACGGCTTCCAGGAATACTGGGGCTACCTGTACCACCTGGACGCCATGCAGGGGGTGAGCTTCCCCGATATCAACAAGACCCCCACTGAGCAGGCCATTTGTCCGCCTTGCAAGAACACGCCCATACCGGGAATCCCGGAGGTCGCGGGCGCAATTGACCCTAAAGACGGCGTGTGCCTGACGCCCCCGCGGCCGTGCCTCTGGTGCAAGTCCTCGGACGGCACGGCGAAGAACCAGACATGCAAGGACGAGGGCCCGCTGACACTCGAGCGTTCGAAGACGGTGGACGAGGAGATCTCGGCCAAGGTGATCGACTTCCTCGATCGCAACGACCCCAAGAAGACCAACAAGCCCTTCTTCGTCTGGTACAACCCGGCGCGCATGCACGTCACGACCGTACTGTCGGACAAGTACATGGCGATGGTGGCTGAGCCTGGCGGCAAGGATTGGGGTGTGAATGAAGCCGGCATGAAGCAGATGGACGACAACATCGGCTACGTGCTCAAGAAGCTCGAGGACATGGGCCAGCTCGACAATACCATCGTCGTCTTCACGACCGACAACGGCGCCGAGACCTTCACCTTCCCCGACGGCGGCACCACGCCCTTCAAGGGCTCCAAGATGAACACCTGGGAAGGCGGCATGCGCGCTCCGTGCGTCATGCGCTGGCCGGGTCACATTAAGCGGGGCACGGTCTTGGACGGGATCTTCGCGTCCCTGGACTGGCTTCCCACGTTCGTTGAGATCGCTGGTGGTCCTAAAGCCAATGAGTTAAAGGCGCAGATCGAAAAAGGGGCCTATAAAGGCATCGTCAAGACGACGCTGGACGGTGTTAATCAGATTGACTACCTGACGGGCAAGTCGGCAAAGTCCGCGCGCGACACCTTCTTCTACTATTCCAGCTCGCATCCGTCGGCGGTGCGCTACAAGAATTGGAAGATGTATTTCGCGATCGCGCCCGAAACCGCGACGGGCTTCAACGTTCCGGGAGTCCAGACCCAGTTCGCAGCCGGCGTGGTAAACCTCAAGCGCGATCCATTCGAGACGTCGATGGGGGGGGGCGAGGAGAAAAAAGCGAGTTTCTGGTTCAGCGGAGCGCTCGCCGGGCCGGTCACGGCTTGGATATACGACTGGAACCTGCTGCCCATCGGCCAGGCGCTGTGGCTCAAGGAGCTCGAGACCTACCAGAAGTACCCGCCGATGCAGGATCCGGCGAGCTACAACCTGGACCAGGTCATGGAACAGCTCAAGAAGGGGCAGGGCCACCCGTCCCAATAG